One Candidatus Sulfurimonas baltica DNA segment encodes these proteins:
- a CDS encoding type II toxin-antitoxin system RelE/ParE family toxin, which yields MQIIYKKTFEKQLLHIINYIAQDKPSAIIKFANELEKLIFLIPDNPLKYKSSIYFNN from the coding sequence ATGCAAATAATTTACAAAAAAACTTTTGAAAAGCAATTACTACATATTATAAATTATATAGCTCAAGATAAACCTAGTGCAATTATAAAGTTTGCAAATGAACTTGAAAAATTGATATTTTTAATTCCTGACAACCCATTAAAATACAAATCTTCAATCTACTTCAATAATTAA
- a CDS encoding ATP-dependent helicase → MPLSRLNQEQYAAATSTESQNLIIASAGTGKTSTIVGRIGYLLGTGVKPQEILLLTFTNKAAAEMVSRVAEYFGKDVASKIDAGTFHAVSYRWLKKQDKKVVLKQQRELKTLFRSVFEKRSFDHIGAEITPYGGNYLYDLYSFYQNTELENSFDNWVINKYPEHELFAMIYADIVDEFEKLKKEYGFVNFNDLLLNFRKICKTKDLGYKEVLVDEYQDTNALQGTLIEAIKPPSLFCVGDYDQSIYAFNGADISIIGSFATKFPNAIVHTLTKNYRSTMPILSLATKVINHNERIYEKKLEVTRVKESQAPRLLAYDELFDQYHAMAAQIRDSQTPREEIAVIFRNNSSADGIEVGLRELGIPCKRKGGTSFFDSREVKAVLDFYTLLVNESDMMSFIHIFEFARGIGSAMAKEIYIALKTLGHGSIFYGLYAPDESMKNPFEKRKLNHQLGLFDDFIELGAVGKFAKLGFEAKFMKNPILKHPKLTKDSATFLHDFYLLYRDLKGVKQPRTIVKKIAASSVYKYISEILSSKRAQLKDGTIDEKQKTESLSKISRKMVLLEELSKPYSEHERFLNAMILGSSDLTQGEGVNLLSVHASKGLEYKEVYVIDLMDGRFPNRKLMQRGGSLDEERRLFYVAVTRAKDILYLSYAKFDKIKKTNFVPSQFLYEAGLVPKDEAYRALIEKEMEKEEEK, encoded by the coding sequence TTGCCACTATCTCGTCTGAATCAAGAGCAGTATGCTGCAGCAACTTCCACAGAATCACAAAACCTAATTATTGCATCCGCAGGAACAGGTAAAACATCCACAATTGTAGGAAGAATTGGATACCTTCTCGGCACAGGTGTTAAGCCACAAGAGATTTTGCTTCTAACCTTTACAAACAAAGCTGCTGCTGAGATGGTTTCTCGTGTAGCAGAGTATTTCGGCAAAGACGTAGCCTCTAAAATAGATGCGGGAACTTTTCATGCAGTTAGCTACAGATGGCTAAAAAAGCAGGATAAAAAGGTTGTTTTAAAGCAACAAAGAGAGTTGAAAACACTTTTTAGAAGCGTATTTGAAAAGCGTTCATTTGATCATATAGGCGCTGAGATTACCCCTTATGGAGGAAACTATCTTTATGATTTATACTCTTTTTATCAAAATACGGAGTTAGAGAACAGTTTTGATAATTGGGTTATAAATAAATATCCCGAACATGAGCTGTTTGCTATGATATATGCAGATATAGTTGATGAGTTTGAAAAGTTGAAAAAAGAGTATGGCTTTGTAAACTTTAACGACTTGCTTTTGAACTTTAGAAAAATATGTAAAACTAAAGATTTAGGGTATAAAGAGGTTCTCGTAGATGAATATCAGGATACAAATGCACTTCAGGGGACGCTTATAGAGGCAATAAAACCGCCATCTCTTTTTTGCGTCGGGGACTATGACCAAAGTATTTATGCTTTTAACGGCGCCGATATATCAATAATCGGCTCATTTGCTACAAAATTTCCAAATGCCATAGTCCACACACTTACAAAAAATTATCGCTCTACAATGCCGATTCTTTCACTTGCAACAAAAGTTATTAATCATAACGAAAGAATCTATGAAAAAAAACTAGAGGTAACGAGAGTGAAAGAGTCGCAGGCTCCAAGGCTTTTGGCTTATGATGAGCTTTTTGACCAGTACCACGCAATGGCGGCACAAATAAGAGACAGCCAGACTCCAAGAGAGGAGATAGCGGTTATATTTAGAAATAACTCCTCTGCAGATGGGATTGAAGTTGGTCTAAGGGAGCTTGGAATTCCTTGTAAGAGAAAAGGGGGGACAAGTTTTTTTGACTCACGTGAGGTTAAAGCTGTTCTTGATTTTTACACTCTGCTTGTAAATGAGTCAGATATGATGTCCTTTATACATATATTTGAATTTGCCCGCGGTATAGGAAGTGCAATGGCAAAAGAGATTTATATTGCACTAAAGACTTTAGGTCACGGAAGTATATTTTATGGTTTATATGCACCTGATGAATCAATGAAAAATCCTTTTGAAAAACGAAAGTTAAATCATCAACTAGGTCTTTTTGATGACTTTATAGAACTAGGAGCTGTTGGGAAATTTGCAAAGCTTGGGTTTGAAGCAAAGTTTATGAAAAATCCAATTTTAAAACATCCAAAACTTACAAAGGACTCGGCAACATTCTTGCATGATTTTTATCTTTTGTATCGTGATTTAAAAGGTGTAAAACAACCCAGAACTATAGTGAAAAAGATAGCTGCTTCTTCAGTTTATAAATATATATCTGAAATTTTGTCCAGCAAAAGAGCACAGCTCAAAGATGGAACTATTGACGAAAAGCAAAAAACGGAATCTCTTTCTAAGATAAGCAGAAAGATGGTTCTTTTAGAGGAATTATCAAAACCGTACTCTGAGCATGAGAGATTTTTAAATGCAATGATTTTGGGTTCATCAGATTTAACACAAGGAGAGGGTGTAAACCTACTAAGTGTTCATGCTTCTAAAGGGTTGGAATATAAAGAGGTGTATGTAATTGATTTGATGGACGGAAGATTTCCTAACAGAAAACTTATGCAAAGAGGCGGCTCACTAGATGAAGAGAGACGTCTCTTTTATGTTGCAGTCACAAGGGCAAAGGACATACTATATCTGAGCTATGCAAAATTTGACAAAATAAAAAAGACAAACTTTGTCCCATCCCAGTTTTTATATGAAGCAGGACTAGTTCCAAAAGATGAGGCTTATAGAGCTTTAATTGAAAAAGAGATGGAGAAAGAGGAAGAGAAATAG
- a CDS encoding type II toxin-antitoxin system RelE/ParE family toxin, translating into MTYSFHPDAELELNASVDYYQECKDGLGSEFAYEVQKTIQRILEYPTAWQKLDKDIRRCLTNRFPFGIIYFQKDDEIIILAVMQLNRKPNYWKDRS; encoded by the coding sequence ATGACATACTCTTTCCACCCAGATGCTGAACTTGAATTAAATGCTTCTGTTGATTATTATCAAGAGTGTAAAGATGGGCTTGGTTCAGAGTTTGCATATGAAGTTCAAAAAACAATCCAAAGAATTTTAGAATATCCAACCGCTTGGCAAAAGCTAGATAAAGACATAAGAAGATGTTTAACAAATAGATTCCCATTTGGGATAATTTATTTTCAAAAAGATGATGAAATAATTATTTTAGCTGTGATGCAACTAAACAGAAAACCAAACTACTGGAAAGACAGAAGTTAA
- a CDS encoding addiction module protein, giving the protein MLALKQEQLFDEIDILPIDLKTKIVDKILASITPLNSEIDKLWIKEANKRKQEIESKSITLVDGDEVFKKISQRLNS; this is encoded by the coding sequence ATGTTAGCTTTAAAACAAGAACAACTTTTTGACGAGATAGATATTTTACCAATAGATTTGAAAACTAAAATTGTTGATAAGATATTAGCTAGTATCACGCCTTTAAACAGTGAAATAGATAAACTATGGATAAAAGAAGCCAACAAAAGAAAACAAGAGATTGAGTCAAAGTCCATTACATTAGTTGATGGAGATGAAGTTTTCAAAAAAATATCTCAAAGACTCAATTCATAA
- a CDS encoding YodC family protein, with translation MSFNAGDTVQLKSGGEIMTIEEIDDDSATCIWFDNKKVERHTFLLITLTIVE, from the coding sequence ATGAGTTTTAATGCTGGAGATACAGTACAATTAAAATCGGGTGGCGAGATAATGACAATTGAAGAAATTGATGATGATTCGGCAACTTGTATTTGGTTTGATAATAAGAAAGTTGAACGACATACTTTTTTATTAATAACACTTACGATTGTTGAATAG
- a CDS encoding DUF3465 domain-containing protein, translating into MKKIFFILLMSLEIYAGSQMCDSGDVIRVLSDDNTGSRHQRFIIRLSSGQTLLIAHNIDLAPKESCWWLVGI; encoded by the coding sequence ATGAAAAAAATATTCTTTATACTACTTATGAGCTTGGAAATATATGCTGGTTCACAAATGTGCGATTCTGGAGATGTTATCAGAGTACTTAGTGATGACAATACAGGTAGCCGTCATCAAAGGTTTATAATAAGATTGTCATCTGGACAAACTCTATTAATAGCTCACAATATTGATTTGGCACCAAAAGAGTCATGTTGGTGGTTGGTTGGAATATAA